The nucleotide sequence GACAAAAGCCGGATAGGCCGCCGCTAAGCCCTTATTTTGTTGGGTGTGTGCGTGCCTGCGTGGTAAGCTTTGGTCATGCCAGATACCGCCTCCGAGATCGCCAGACTGCGCGCCGCGCTTGCCGCTTCGGAGGCCCGCGCCGAGGCTGCCGAGAGCGAGCTGGCGAAGACCCGGGCGGTGGTCTCGACCTCGGAAGCGATGATCAAGCGTCTGAAGCTGGAGATCGCCAAACTCAGGCGCGAGCACTATGGCCACAGCTCGGAACGCCGAGCCCGGCTGATCGACCAGATGGAGCTGCAGCTCGAAGAGCTCGAGGCGGCCGCCACCGAAGACGAGATTGAAGCGCTGAACGTGGCGAAGACCTCGGCCGTCGCCGGCTTCGAACGCCGCCGCCCGACGCGCAAGCCTTTCCCGGACCATCTACCGCGCGAGCGCATGGTCATCGAAGCGCCCACCACCTGCTCCTGCTGCGGGTCTGACCGCATCGTGAAGATGGGCGAAGACATCACCGAGACGCTCGAGGTCATCCCCCGGCAGTGGAAGGTCATCCAGACCGTCCGCGAGAAGTTCACCTGCAGGATCTGCGAGAAGATCAGTCAGTCCCCCGCCCCATTCCATCCGACGCCGCGGGGATGGGCTGGGCCGAACCTGCTGGCGATGGTTCTGTTCGAGAAGTTCGGGCAGCACCAACCGCTCAACCGCCAAGCCGAGCGCTACGCCAAGGAGGGCGTCGATCTCAGCCTCTCGACGCTGGCTGATCAGGTCGGGGCCTGTGCTGCCGCGCTTGAGCCGATCCATGCCCTGATCCGGACCCATGTTCTGACGGCCGAGCGCCTGCACGGCGACGACACCACGGTCCCCCTCCTGGCGAAGGGAGGGACGCAGACAGCACGGCTCTGGACCTATGTCAGAGATGACCGACCCTTTGCTGGCGGGGCGCCGCCAGCCGCGCTGTTCTACTTCTCGCGCGACAGGGAAATGGCCCATCCGAACCGGCATCTTGCAGGGTGGCAGGGCGTTCTCCAGGCCGACGCCTATGGCGGCTACAACGACCTCTACCGTGGTGGGCGTGAACCGGGTCCCGTGCTGAGCGCTCTCTGCTGGAGCCATGCTCGACGGAAGTTCTTCGAGCTTGCGGACATCAAGGAGAATGCCCGCCAGAAGAAGCCCGCGCACGACATATCGCCTGTCGCGCTGGAAGCCGTGAAGAAGATCGATGCCATCTTTGACATCGAGCGCCAGATCAACGGCCTGGACGTCGCCAGCCGGCTCGAGGCCAGGCACCGGCTGGTCCGCCCATTGGTCGAGGGCCTGCACGACTGGATGCAGACCGAGCAGGGCACCATGTCGAAGCACAACCCCGTCGCCAAGGCGATCGCCTACATGTTCAAGAAGGACCGTTGGGACGCCTTCACGCTCTTCCTGAACGACGGGCGGATCTGCCTGACCAACAATGCAGCCGAGCGCGCACTTCGCGGGATTGCACTGGGAAGAAGGTCCTGGCTCTTCGCGGGCTCCGAGCGCGGCGGCGACAGAGCAGCCTTCATGTACTCCTTGATCGTCACGGCAAAGATGAACGACATCGACCCGCAAGCATGGCTTGCTGACGTCCTCGCCCAGCTCCCCGGCACAACGGCATCACGCGTGCCGGACCTTCTGCCCTGGAATTGGCAGCCATCAGAGCGCCGGCGCGCGGCATGACCACGGCCTATGCCGGATGCTTACAATGCCTGGGCTACAGAACGCCTGCCGAAGTCTTCGAGGCCAAGCTCGTGGATATCCGGAACCGACTGACGTAAAATAGGAAATCAGATTTTGCGCTTCGGCGTGAGTTCACAGTGAACACCTGCCATGCCGCCCCTACCTTTAGCAGCTACGCAAAGGCGAAATCTCGGGCGAATACTAGCGCAATCTGCCTAAGGTTGAAATCTCTGCTTGTCAAAGCTGAGCCGTTTGTTGGACGCTTAGAGAAAGGACAACATTGCAGCAGGCAAGACATCGAGCAACAGCAACACTACGCTGGAGGAAGACATGTCAGCCAAATGGATTAACATTCAGATCATGGAATGCGAAGATTCGGCCGGCCGCGCTGTTACAGTGTTCAGACAATCTGATGGAACCCACCAACGCTACGTGCTCGGCAACGGGCGGAAGGTCGAGGCAAATGCGGACGGCACCTTCGTCATCCCGGAGTCTGCCACAGAATTGCGGGTCATGGGGATTTCGCGGGGTCTGCAGCGCGGACCTGAGCCCAGACTAGGCGGCTAACTTTTTACGTGCCCTCACTGCTAGGTCGCGCATGACCCGTTCGAAATCGCCCTCAGCAAAGCGCGCAATTCCATTGTGGGCGGCACAGGCTGACTTCGTGCCGTGCCATCTCGCCCCGATATCCTCAAGCCACCGACAAAACACCTCAGCCGCACCTTCTTCGGCATTCAATGCAGCGCCCAACGTGGGATGCAGCACGACCTGCGATACGTACCCGCGCAAGACCCCAGGCACGGGAAGAACATTCAGCGTGTCATCAACGTGGAGCGAGCCGCTGGCCGGATGAAATGCCAGAAGCGAGCCCGCGTGCACCTTCTCATTCTCCGAGAAATATCTGATGCCCGCTGGCAGCGAAAACTCGAGGTCTCGAGAATATCGATCAGCCACCGCTGCGCTTTCCACATGCTCGGTTTCCCAGGGCACCGTGCTGCAGACACGATGGTGCCGCTCCGAGCCATAGAATTTCGCCTTGGGGAAATCCCGCCCCATGGCGGCGCAGTGCAGAGTGTGGAACGGATGGAGGTTGAGGACCGCGTCCACCAGACTACCATCCCGCGTGAGCTCCATCACGAGCTCGCGGATTTCGCCATTCAAGGAATAGCTGTCGAGGAACACGAAACGGCCACTCCGCAACCGAACGATCGAAATCTGTGTGCCTACGTTGACGATCCCGGCCACCTTCATGGTGCAACGAATATTCCAGAAACCGCTCCCGAGGTTGACCAACCTGCGTGTCAACGCTCTCTCCCCCTTTGATCTGGCGCGACTTTCCATCGCGACTGCTCCGTGCACGTAGGCCCATAAGATCGGTTGACCAGTCCGGGAGCGATAGCTTCAAGCGCTTCCCAGCCAGCTTCAAGGCTGCCAAGGGGCGAGCGCTTCAGTGCATGATTTGCGCTCCGCCAATATCCCGATATCGGCCAGCCTTCGCGCCATGAGCCTGCATATCCTTCCCTGCAGGCGACAATGGTGTTCAGTGCCAAAGCCGCCTGATACTCAGAAGCCGCGGTTTGATCCGGAACAGTTGGCTGCAAGCTCCTTGACCTCGTGGCAACCGTGGATCGAGAGCTCATGATCGAATCCTGCCTTTATTGCTATGTCGCGGACCGCAAAAAGCTGCAGTATCCGAAAGGTGCCGTCTGAGAAGCTTAAAAAGACGGCGTTCTCGCCAACTTGGTTCCTGCTGGGGCCAATGACTGAATAGTCCGACATCCCACCCGCCAGTTCTTCCGTAGCCGGCGTGTGGGATGTCACTTTACCCAACCAGCTTTGAGGTTATTTCGACCAAACGCCGAGCCTGATGGGCGACTGATGCTTTGCCAGCGTCATCGAATTTTCCCGCTTCGGTAGAGTAGCCGTAAGGATTTCCTCCCGATGCATAGATGGCATCGTTGGTGTAGCCAGGTGGTACGATGATG is from Salipiger sp. H15 and encodes:
- a CDS encoding IS66 family transposase; the encoded protein is MPDTASEIARLRAALAASEARAEAAESELAKTRAVVSTSEAMIKRLKLEIAKLRREHYGHSSERRARLIDQMELQLEELEAAATEDEIEALNVAKTSAVAGFERRRPTRKPFPDHLPRERMVIEAPTTCSCCGSDRIVKMGEDITETLEVIPRQWKVIQTVREKFTCRICEKISQSPAPFHPTPRGWAGPNLLAMVLFEKFGQHQPLNRQAERYAKEGVDLSLSTLADQVGACAAALEPIHALIRTHVLTAERLHGDDTTVPLLAKGGTQTARLWTYVRDDRPFAGGAPPAALFYFSRDREMAHPNRHLAGWQGVLQADAYGGYNDLYRGGREPGPVLSALCWSHARRKFFELADIKENARQKKPAHDISPVALEAVKKIDAIFDIERQINGLDVASRLEARHRLVRPLVEGLHDWMQTEQGTMSKHNPVAKAIAYMFKKDRWDAFTLFLNDGRICLTNNAAERALRGIALGRRSWLFAGSERGGDRAAFMYSLIVTAKMNDIDPQAWLADVLAQLPGTTASRVPDLLPWNWQPSERRRAA